The following proteins are encoded in a genomic region of Paracoccus sp. SCSIO 75233:
- a CDS encoding Swt1 family HEPN domain-containing protein, with protein MENDPATRALRELEQSPAFQAARMLEQAESPAQRLAREMQNDPVRQAIEQFEQSSALHAAETLNRADFQRLATSLVEAQSAFSAYTNSQHWAETSAAIAAAHSAITRPETVDVLRRIDADLKGLVTAAHRAVVPLAEQLQSFSLAAAAAVQPLQEHFQKMEAWQTSLAERMAQLQNPWAIEDHLGVSMVGFARIARLHDISSGAEPFNPAGQEVFAEELGEPVAFDEKQSPEDRETARIDAGMNAEIVAFPPEAYPHVLFSAGFQLRVEAVATVTTENGDQTGYYDPQHASFFGQIENRLRDLVQAELSRLEGEAWLKRRVNGNLRKRWEERKTADHDRRGDSYPLLYYADFMDLADIICQRQNWNDAFQRFFQSKPDFQASMQRLAPVRNTIGHNRPLVRADQITLLAEGYRILNALGVRM; from the coding sequence ATGGAGAACGATCCGGCCACGCGGGCGCTAAGAGAGCTTGAGCAATCCCCGGCCTTTCAGGCGGCAAGGATGCTTGAGCAAGCCGAAAGTCCGGCTCAGCGGCTCGCCAGGGAGATGCAGAACGATCCTGTGCGGCAAGCGATAGAGCAGTTTGAACAGTCATCAGCTCTACATGCGGCTGAGACGCTGAACAGAGCAGATTTTCAAAGGCTGGCGACATCACTGGTCGAAGCCCAGTCGGCGTTCTCGGCATACACAAACTCTCAACATTGGGCTGAAACGTCAGCGGCTATAGCCGCTGCCCACAGTGCAATCACGCGCCCTGAAACTGTAGATGTGCTTCGACGTATCGACGCTGATCTGAAGGGGCTTGTCACAGCCGCACATCGGGCAGTTGTTCCGTTGGCCGAGCAGTTGCAGAGTTTTTCACTCGCGGCTGCGGCTGCGGTCCAACCTCTTCAGGAACACTTCCAGAAAATGGAGGCATGGCAGACCTCGCTCGCGGAGAGGATGGCGCAGCTCCAAAATCCCTGGGCCATCGAGGATCATCTTGGTGTCTCGATGGTCGGCTTTGCCCGCATTGCTCGTCTGCATGATATTTCCAGTGGAGCGGAGCCGTTCAATCCGGCGGGCCAGGAGGTGTTCGCGGAGGAGCTGGGGGAACCGGTTGCCTTTGATGAGAAGCAGTCCCCGGAAGATCGGGAGACCGCAAGGATTGACGCTGGCATGAATGCGGAGATCGTCGCCTTTCCGCCAGAAGCGTACCCGCATGTTCTGTTCTCGGCGGGGTTTCAATTGCGCGTCGAGGCCGTTGCAACTGTGACGACCGAGAACGGCGACCAGACAGGCTATTACGACCCACAACACGCCAGTTTTTTTGGTCAGATCGAGAACCGGTTACGTGATCTTGTTCAGGCCGAGCTGTCCCGCCTGGAGGGGGAGGCCTGGCTTAAGCGTAGGGTCAATGGAAATTTGCGGAAGCGGTGGGAAGAAAGAAAAACTGCGGACCACGACCGCCGGGGGGATTCATATCCCCTCCTCTACTACGCGGACTTCATGGACCTTGCAGACATCATCTGCCAGCGGCAGAACTGGAACGATGCCTTCCAGAGGTTCTTTCAATCAAAGCCCGATTTTCAGGCGTCGATGCAGCGGCTTGCTCCGGTGCGAAACACTATAGGCCACAACAGACCTTTGGTCAGGGCGGACCAGATAACCCTTCTAGCGGAAGGCTATCGCATTCTGAATGCGTTGGGAGTTCGTATGTGA
- a CDS encoding DNA cytosine methyltransferase, with the protein MIETSRSRKSVSLFSGAGGMDVGFARAGFESVLACELDRDACETFNLNLHLVGHRKNRIEPTSVKDLDLSSVPSDVDVVFGGPPCQGFSVAGKMDPDDERSQLVLSFFDVVDQTQPKGFVCENVKALAVSNRWEGIRRTILRRARINYRVALIVLNATDFGVPQNRERMFLVGVRKDIYQGVDRTLEAELKRELGSHRRQAPTIADIIQSLGKAGTKKNPKTCTAKISYAKAPILRRSPYAGMLFNGAGRPLPVAGFATTLPASMGGNKTPIVDEDEVFKRKESFVESYHASLMTGGKPRAGDAPARLRRLTVNECMAIQTFPPEYQFHGRKSSVYRQIGNAVPCDLAEAVAHSFEAILGFHEVAAQRKDVA; encoded by the coding sequence ATGATCGAGACCAGCAGGAGCCGGAAGTCTGTATCGCTGTTCAGCGGGGCGGGGGGCATGGACGTTGGTTTCGCGCGCGCTGGCTTCGAAAGCGTTTTGGCGTGTGAACTTGATCGCGATGCCTGTGAGACCTTCAATCTGAACCTCCACTTGGTTGGTCACCGCAAGAACCGCATAGAGCCGACGTCGGTGAAAGACCTAGACCTCTCCAGTGTTCCTAGTGACGTTGATGTCGTTTTCGGCGGGCCACCGTGCCAAGGCTTCTCAGTTGCTGGAAAGATGGACCCAGACGATGAACGTAGCCAGCTCGTACTTTCGTTCTTTGATGTGGTCGATCAAACCCAACCGAAAGGGTTCGTTTGCGAGAATGTAAAGGCACTTGCTGTTTCTAACCGTTGGGAAGGCATTCGCCGCACTATCCTGCGTAGAGCGCGGATAAATTATCGGGTGGCATTGATTGTTTTGAATGCGACCGACTTCGGGGTTCCTCAAAACCGCGAAAGAATGTTCCTCGTTGGTGTGCGCAAGGACATATATCAAGGGGTGGACCGAACACTAGAGGCCGAACTGAAGCGCGAACTAGGCTCTCATCGTCGCCAAGCTCCAACGATTGCCGACATAATCCAGAGCCTCGGAAAGGCAGGGACCAAGAAAAATCCCAAAACTTGCACGGCAAAAATCTCTTACGCTAAAGCCCCTATCCTGCGCCGTTCCCCTTATGCCGGGATGCTCTTCAATGGGGCAGGTCGGCCATTGCCGGTCGCCGGATTTGCGACCACGCTTCCTGCGTCAATGGGGGGTAACAAAACGCCAATCGTCGACGAAGACGAGGTCTTCAAGCGCAAGGAGAGCTTCGTTGAGAGCTATCATGCCTCTCTTATGACTGGCGGCAAACCGAGAGCTGGGGATGCGCCTGCTCGTCTGCGCAGACTGACAGTCAATGAATGCATGGCTATTCAAACCTTTCCTCCAGAGTATCAATTTCACGGTCGAAAGAGTTCGGTGTATCGTCAAATCGGAAACGCTGTCCCGTGTGATCTTGCCGAGGCAGTCGCCCATTCGTTTGAAGCCATCCTTGGTTTCCACGAGGTCGCAGCTCAGCGCAAAGATGTTGCATAG
- a CDS encoding DUF6691 family protein, giving the protein MRIFLGFIAGSIFGIGLIISGMADPAKVLNFLDIFGAWDPSLAFVMGGASVTAFLGYRLVWRQSAPILSSRFDLPENGAINAPLLTGAAIFGIGWGLGGFCPGPAWTALLIGAPGTLIFLPAMLIGIVLGQAAKSFSIFTAKGA; this is encoded by the coding sequence ATGCGTATCTTTCTTGGCTTTATTGCCGGTTCAATCTTTGGCATCGGTTTGATCATCTCGGGCATGGCCGATCCCGCCAAAGTTCTCAACTTTCTCGATATTTTCGGCGCTTGGGACCCCAGTCTCGCCTTCGTTATGGGCGGTGCGTCGGTAACAGCTTTTCTCGGCTATCGGTTGGTCTGGCGGCAGAGCGCACCAATCCTATCGTCAAGGTTCGATCTACCCGAGAACGGCGCGATCAACGCGCCGCTCCTGACTGGCGCCGCGATCTTCGGCATCGGTTGGGGGCTCGGCGGCTTCTGCCCCGGTCCGGCTTGGACCGCACTGCTCATCGGCGCGCCTGGCACGCTTATCTTTCTGCCCGCCATGCTGATCGGCATCGTGCTGGGCCAGGCCGCTAAATCATTCTCCATCTTTACCGCGAAAGGAGCCTGA
- a CDS encoding recombinase family protein, with amino-acid sequence MQKESMKIGYARVSTEEQNLDLQIEALTEAGCDRIITDQAQSGATAAESRAGFSEAMELLGAGDLLVVWKLDRVGRSIADLIHLLKLFGDRGIEFRSLTDGIDTTTAGGRLVFHIMGALAEFERDLIQERTKAGLRAAKKRGKRLGRPPALTDVQIAHAKTAIEAKRETVSGMAEILGVNRSTLQRAIAREVEGMV; translated from the coding sequence ATGCAAAAAGAGTCCATGAAAATCGGCTACGCACGGGTTTCCACAGAAGAACAGAACCTCGATCTACAGATCGAGGCACTGACCGAGGCCGGATGTGACCGGATCATCACCGACCAGGCGCAGAGCGGCGCGACAGCCGCCGAGAGCCGGGCCGGGTTTTCCGAGGCGATGGAGTTGCTGGGTGCAGGCGACCTGCTGGTGGTCTGGAAGCTGGACCGTGTGGGCCGGTCGATCGCAGACCTGATCCATCTGCTGAAGCTATTCGGGGATCGCGGCATCGAGTTCCGCAGTCTGACAGACGGGATCGACACGACGACCGCAGGCGGGCGGCTGGTGTTTCACATCATGGGCGCGCTGGCTGAATTCGAGCGCGACCTGATCCAGGAACGGACCAAAGCGGGTCTGCGCGCCGCCAAAAAGCGGGGCAAGCGCCTTGGTAGGCCCCCTGCCCTCACTGACGTCCAGATCGCCCATGCCAAGACGGCCATCGAGGCGAAGCGTGAAACGGTGTCGGGCATGGCCGAGATATTAGGTGTAAACCGCAGTACGCTTCAGCGGGCGATAGCGCGTGAAGTGGAGGGGATGGTCTAG
- a CDS encoding MBL fold metallo-hydrolase → MSETSQLDKAIVRHSPSTGANSPDVWGIYEPDTGSIQYICADPATKKAALIDVVLNFDPASFATDTRSMDQVLDLVEENGLSVEWVLDTHPHADHAMASARLKEQVGAPNAIGEKVAEIAELWRDIYNTPEAFDVARDFDRLFADGDTFRLGKLDVRVMLSTGHTLGSISYVCGDAAFVHDTLMQPDSGTARADFPGGSTEELWNSIQAILSLPGDTRLFIGHDYGAEGRDEPEWEATVDTHKSENVHVKSGTDKADYIAVREDRDATLGLPDRMLAVLQINLRGGRLPDAESDGAHYLKLPVNKF, encoded by the coding sequence ATGTCAGAGACATCTCAGTTGGACAAAGCCATCGTGCGCCACTCGCCATCTACCGGAGCGAACAGTCCGGACGTCTGGGGTATCTACGAGCCCGACACGGGGTCGATCCAGTATATCTGCGCCGATCCCGCCACCAAGAAGGCCGCGCTTATCGATGTCGTCCTTAACTTCGACCCGGCCAGTTTTGCCACTGACACGCGCAGCATGGATCAGGTCCTGGACCTGGTCGAGGAAAACGGTCTGAGTGTGGAATGGGTGCTGGACACCCATCCCCACGCGGATCACGCCATGGCGTCCGCCCGGCTCAAGGAGCAGGTCGGCGCGCCCAATGCCATCGGCGAGAAGGTAGCAGAGATCGCTGAACTCTGGCGCGACATCTACAACACACCGGAAGCCTTCGACGTGGCGCGCGACTTCGACCGGCTGTTTGCCGACGGCGACACGTTCAGACTGGGCAAACTGGACGTCCGCGTGATGCTCAGCACCGGCCATACGCTGGGCTCGATCAGCTATGTCTGTGGCGATGCGGCATTTGTGCACGACACGCTGATGCAGCCCGACAGCGGCACCGCACGCGCCGACTTTCCGGGCGGTAGCACCGAAGAGCTGTGGAACTCGATACAGGCGATCCTGTCCCTGCCCGGCGATACGCGGCTCTTCATCGGTCATGACTACGGTGCCGAAGGCCGGGACGAACCGGAGTGGGAAGCAACGGTCGACACACACAAATCCGAAAATGTCCACGTCAAGTCAGGCACCGATAAAGCAGACTACATCGCCGTGCGCGAAGACCGCGACGCGACCCTTGGTCTGCCCGACCGCATGCTGGCCGTATTGCAGATCAACCTGCGCGGTGGGCGACTGCCGGACGCCGAGAGCGACGGGGCGCATTACCTGAAACTGCCCGTCAACAAATTCTGA
- a CDS encoding replication initiator protein A gives MCDILDATPKSDRASMEHPLFSLSVKKDLAAFEYEQGNVKVKITPAAEEGRANVFDRDILIYVLSQLMAAKNEGQEIGRRVQISAHDLLKATNRHTTGQAYATLRRALTRLQFTQIETNIHDHGVGEWRSISFITDARIVKEDSTGRLLSVELEMGDWLVKAIENKNVLTLHKAYFQLRKPLERRLYELARKHCGKQDVWRIGLDKLQHKTGSTSTAKEFKRLVKAICKADEDQSHMPDYCFRLLHDVLEVTPKPEFLDVYGDSPAIASEVTVRLSSDAYEKAREAAPTWDVYFLEQEWRMWMNDPPRHPDAAFVGFCRKWYERKGRAP, from the coding sequence GTGTGCGATATCCTCGATGCGACGCCGAAAAGTGATCGCGCCTCGATGGAGCATCCTCTCTTTTCCCTGTCGGTCAAAAAAGACTTGGCTGCATTTGAGTATGAGCAGGGCAATGTGAAGGTGAAGATCACGCCTGCTGCCGAGGAAGGACGTGCCAATGTTTTCGACCGGGACATTCTGATCTATGTGCTGAGCCAGCTCATGGCTGCGAAGAATGAGGGCCAGGAAATTGGTCGTCGGGTCCAGATTTCAGCCCATGATCTCCTCAAGGCAACGAACCGCCACACCACAGGCCAAGCTTATGCCACGCTCCGTCGCGCCCTCACCCGCCTTCAGTTCACTCAGATTGAAACGAATATCCACGATCACGGTGTCGGTGAGTGGCGCTCGATCTCGTTCATCACCGATGCTCGGATCGTCAAAGAAGATTCTACGGGCCGCTTGCTTAGCGTCGAACTTGAAATGGGCGATTGGCTTGTAAAAGCCATTGAAAACAAGAACGTGCTTACCCTGCACAAGGCCTATTTCCAGCTTCGGAAGCCACTGGAGCGGCGGCTCTATGAGCTGGCCCGCAAGCATTGCGGCAAACAGGACGTTTGGCGGATCGGCCTCGATAAGCTCCAGCACAAGACCGGCTCGACCTCCACGGCAAAGGAATTCAAGCGCCTCGTTAAAGCGATTTGTAAGGCGGACGAAGACCAATCACACATGCCGGATTACTGTTTCAGGCTTCTACACGATGTTCTGGAGGTCACGCCGAAACCCGAATTTCTGGACGTTTATGGCGACAGCCCGGCAATTGCTTCAGAGGTTACGGTGCGCTTGTCGTCCGATGCCTACGAGAAAGCCCGCGAGGCTGCTCCGACCTGGGACGTGTACTTCCTTGAGCAAGAATGGCGGATGTGGATGAACGACCCGCCGCGCCATCCAGATGCTGCGTTCGTGGGGTTTTGCCGAAAATGGTACGAGCGAAAGGGACGCGCCCCATAA
- a CDS encoding rhodanese-like domain-containing protein, whose protein sequence is MTKSMKDLVADAKTRVESIRPSDAQAATESGDVILDVREPSELDSDGTVDGAIHIPRGLLESQADPDTGKGHDALVAMRHSEGCVHVLCASGARAALAADTLKTMGYNAKVIDGGLGGWKESGLPVQA, encoded by the coding sequence ATGACCAAATCCATGAAAGACCTCGTGGCGGACGCCAAGACCCGTGTCGAATCCATCCGCCCTTCCGATGCGCAAGCCGCAACGGAAAGCGGCGATGTGATACTTGACGTCCGCGAACCGTCCGAACTGGACAGCGATGGCACGGTCGACGGGGCGATCCATATCCCCCGCGGGCTTCTGGAATCCCAGGCCGATCCGGATACTGGCAAAGGGCATGACGCCCTGGTGGCGATGCGCCATTCCGAAGGGTGCGTTCATGTCCTGTGTGCGTCGGGTGCCCGCGCGGCGCTTGCGGCCGATACGCTGAAGACAATGGGCTATAACGCCAAGGTCATCGACGGTGGTCTGGGCGGCTGGAAAGAGTCAGGGCTGCCTGTCCAGGCTTGA
- a CDS encoding YeeE/YedE family protein — translation MGPVVTTEFTPWLSLLGGVLIGLSAVMVMGLFGKIAGITGITKGLTGLAPGADGPSDRGWRLAFLSGLITAPVVVLFATGAFPQQTVPDNLPGMALAGLLVGAGTALGSGCTSGHGVCGLARLSPRSLVAVVTFLGAAVLTTTLIRHAI, via the coding sequence ATGGGACCCGTTGTCACAACTGAATTCACGCCTTGGCTGTCGCTCTTGGGTGGCGTGCTAATTGGGCTCAGCGCCGTCATGGTCATGGGCCTGTTCGGCAAGATCGCGGGCATCACCGGGATCACCAAGGGTCTGACCGGTCTGGCACCTGGTGCTGACGGTCCGAGCGACCGAGGGTGGCGGCTGGCGTTTCTGTCGGGGCTCATCACAGCTCCGGTCGTGGTCCTGTTCGCCACCGGCGCGTTTCCACAACAGACCGTGCCTGACAACCTGCCTGGCATGGCGCTCGCGGGACTACTTGTCGGCGCGGGTACTGCGTTGGGGTCGGGCTGTACATCGGGTCATGGCGTCTGTGGTCTGGCGCGCTTGTCACCGCGATCCCTGGTCGCCGTCGTCACCTTTTTAGGTGCCGCCGTTCTGACGACGACCCTGATCCGTCACGCGATTTAA
- a CDS encoding helix-turn-helix domain-containing protein, whose translation MSKTDSDLVRRFAGNLSRLRKARGLSQEELAHRAGIDRTFVSGCERLVRNPTLTTVEKIAAGLEVDPSELFKVPA comes from the coding sequence ATGAGCAAGACTGACTCCGACTTGGTGCGCCGCTTCGCCGGCAATCTGTCCCGTTTGCGAAAAGCACGTGGGCTTTCGCAAGAAGAACTCGCACATCGTGCTGGCATTGACAGGACATTCGTTAGCGGGTGTGAGCGACTTGTCAGGAATCCGACGCTTACTACCGTCGAGAAGATTGCGGCTGGCCTTGAGGTTGATCCGAGTGAACTGTTCAAGGTGCCAGCATGA
- a CDS encoding helix-turn-helix transcriptional regulator, whose product MAEQLGLLSNANRLMVLCHLLEGEQSVGALQAQLELSQSALSQHLARLREAGMVSTRRERQTIYYRIADARVHQMIEAMYLIYCDPD is encoded by the coding sequence ATGGCGGAACAGCTCGGGCTGTTGTCGAATGCCAACAGGTTGATGGTTCTGTGTCATCTTCTTGAGGGTGAGCAATCCGTCGGCGCGTTACAGGCACAGCTGGAATTGAGCCAATCGGCGCTTAGCCAGCACCTTGCCCGATTGCGCGAAGCGGGAATGGTGAGCACCCGCCGCGAACGGCAAACGATTTACTATCGGATCGCAGATGCGAGAGTGCATCAGATGATCGAGGCGATGTATCTGATTTATTGCGACCCGGACTGA
- a CDS encoding ParA family protein has product MTQVISVVQEKGGAGKTTLLTAIASLMVQDGARIAVIDTDPQRHLEAWAKKEQTDLDWLYEEDDEKLIPTVKALKKADPAYDAIFVDTAGFKSAMAMHAIAAANLILIPSKANEADAKGAKRTFSHVQSVAETMEKEIPALVVMMDVDTQTNITQAIVDALDAQNVPRLTAMCAHRTGFKEMTSTGQAPQGSARRSAQSVLADLQGRGLLDFYRSGTWPKSA; this is encoded by the coding sequence ATGACCCAGGTCATAAGCGTAGTGCAGGAAAAGGGTGGAGCGGGGAAAACAACGCTCCTAACAGCAATTGCCAGTCTGATGGTCCAAGACGGTGCCAGGATCGCAGTGATCGATACGGACCCTCAACGCCACTTGGAAGCATGGGCCAAGAAGGAACAAACTGATCTTGATTGGCTCTATGAAGAAGATGACGAAAAGCTGATCCCTACCGTCAAAGCTCTCAAGAAGGCTGATCCCGCCTACGATGCGATCTTTGTCGATACTGCGGGTTTCAAGTCGGCTATGGCGATGCATGCTATAGCAGCCGCAAATCTGATCTTGATCCCATCGAAAGCCAATGAAGCCGACGCCAAAGGGGCCAAGCGGACGTTTTCGCACGTTCAGAGTGTTGCAGAGACGATGGAGAAAGAGATTCCGGCGCTAGTGGTCATGATGGATGTGGATACGCAGACAAACATCACACAGGCCATTGTTGATGCACTCGACGCACAGAACGTGCCGCGCCTCACTGCCATGTGCGCACATCGAACGGGTTTCAAGGAAATGACATCCACTGGCCAGGCTCCGCAGGGTTCGGCTCGGCGATCAGCTCAATCGGTGCTTGCGGATTTGCAGGGTAGGGGTCTCTTGGATTTCTATAGGAGCGGTACATGGCCAAAGTCAGCGTAA
- a CDS encoding SulP family inorganic anion transporter: MLHLTQYLPVLDWGRRYDLDKLSGDLVAAVIVTIMLIPQSLAYALLAGLPAEAGLYASILPIVLYAIFGTSRTLAVGPVAVVSLMTAAAIGKLGDQGIDYVTAALTLAFLSGVFLLILGLFRLGFLANFLSHPVIAGFITASGILIATSQLKHILGVKASGDTLIEMLHGLWSHLGEINWITVVLGVAATAFLFWVRSGLKPLLVRLGLGKTLSDMGAKAGPVIAVVATTLAVWAFGLADRGVDIVGSVPQSLPPLTLPSFHPQVLTAMIGPAILISVIGFVESISVAQTLAAKRRQRVDPDQELIGLGAANLGASVTGGFPVTGGFSRSVVNFDAGARTPAAGAYTAVGLAIAALMLTPLIYFLPKATLAATIIVAVLSLVDFSILKRSWVYSKADFAAVSVTILLTLALGVEVGVSAGVVISIFIHLYKSSRPHMAVVGQVPGTEHYRNVDRHDVTLHDGILSVRVDESLYFANARNLEDRIYDMVAEREDLRHVILMCSAVNEIDLSALESLEAINTRLGARDITFHLSEVKGPVMDALKTTHFLSDLTGEIFLTQHRAVQALCNGSVDQFSPSKDGVSL, translated from the coding sequence GTGCTCCACCTGACGCAGTATCTACCGGTTCTGGATTGGGGTCGCCGCTATGACCTCGACAAGCTGAGCGGCGATCTGGTCGCGGCGGTCATTGTGACGATCATGCTGATCCCGCAGTCGCTGGCCTATGCATTACTGGCAGGACTGCCTGCCGAAGCGGGGCTCTACGCCTCTATTCTGCCAATCGTGCTTTACGCGATCTTCGGCACCTCGCGCACACTGGCGGTTGGACCCGTGGCCGTGGTGTCGCTGATGACGGCGGCGGCTATCGGAAAGCTGGGCGATCAGGGCATCGACTACGTTACCGCGGCCCTGACGCTGGCCTTTCTGTCGGGTGTGTTTCTGCTGATCCTCGGCCTGTTCCGGCTGGGGTTCCTGGCGAACTTCCTGTCGCATCCGGTGATCGCCGGATTCATCACCGCCAGCGGCATCCTGATCGCCACCAGCCAACTCAAACACATTCTGGGCGTCAAGGCCTCGGGCGATACCTTGATCGAAATGCTGCACGGGCTGTGGTCGCACCTGGGCGAGATCAACTGGATCACCGTCGTGTTGGGCGTGGCGGCGACGGCGTTCCTCTTCTGGGTACGCAGCGGGCTCAAACCGCTGCTGGTACGCTTGGGATTGGGCAAGACCTTGTCGGACATGGGGGCAAAGGCCGGGCCGGTCATCGCCGTCGTGGCGACGACCCTTGCGGTGTGGGCCTTCGGCCTTGCGGATCGCGGCGTCGATATCGTCGGGTCGGTTCCGCAATCCCTGCCGCCCTTGACCCTGCCGTCATTTCATCCGCAGGTCCTGACCGCGATGATCGGGCCTGCCATCCTGATCTCGGTCATCGGCTTCGTGGAGTCGATCTCGGTCGCGCAGACCCTTGCCGCCAAACGCCGCCAGCGCGTCGACCCGGATCAGGAACTGATTGGCCTAGGCGCGGCAAACCTTGGCGCGTCCGTCACGGGCGGGTTTCCCGTCACCGGCGGGTTCTCGCGATCGGTGGTGAATTTCGACGCGGGCGCGCGCACCCCCGCTGCCGGGGCCTATACCGCCGTGGGATTGGCCATCGCCGCACTGATGCTGACGCCGCTCATATACTTCCTGCCCAAGGCGACTCTGGCAGCAACGATCATCGTCGCGGTCCTGAGCCTTGTCGATTTCTCGATCCTCAAACGCAGCTGGGTCTATTCCAAGGCCGATTTCGCCGCTGTCTCGGTGACGATCCTGCTGACGCTTGCACTTGGTGTCGAGGTCGGCGTGTCGGCGGGTGTGGTGATCTCGATCTTCATCCACCTCTACAAATCTTCGCGCCCGCATATGGCGGTAGTCGGTCAGGTGCCGGGCACCGAACACTATCGAAACGTCGACCGCCATGACGTCACGCTGCATGACGGCATCCTGTCGGTGCGGGTCGACGAAAGCCTTTATTTCGCCAACGCCCGCAATCTCGAAGACCGCATCTACGACATGGTCGCCGAGCGGGAAGACCTGCGGCATGTGATCCTGATGTGCTCGGCAGTGAACGAGATCGACCTGAGTGCGCTTGAAAGCCTAGAGGCGATCAACACCCGGCTTGGCGCACGCGATATCACCTTCCACCTCAGCGAAGTGAAAGGGCCCGTGATGGACGCTCTGAAGACGACCCACTTCCTTAGCGATCTGACGGGCGAAATCTTCCTGACACAACACCGTGCCGTGCAAGCGCTTTGCAACGGTTCCGTGGATCAATTCTCACCGTCCAAAGATGGAGTATCCTTATGA